The Arachis hypogaea cultivar Tifrunner chromosome 14, arahy.Tifrunner.gnm2.J5K5, whole genome shotgun sequence genome has a segment encoding these proteins:
- the LOC112742252 gene encoding uncharacterized protein codes for MKHREVYDWFVRKCNVYLNSTCITRALKAARKIVEGDEIAQYGLVWDYANELLTSNPGSRVQVGVIPMPEGPPLFDRFYVCLDACKRGFKAGCRPLIGLDGAFLKTLHGGQILTACGQDANNHIFVIAYAIVSVKKRIIGNGFLNYFIVILETTERTNGASSQICRRKCFQEFTTASACGICGAISRNSGVVYLDKWPKEAWTKAHFSEVSKVDNICNNACESFNAKIKHERSKPILTLAEEVRRIIMKSMVDNRKKLQNYQGILPPVQQRRLEAMTVLSHHWAPQWSGDEKEELYEVHGWPTNMVVDLGKHTCTCRFWQLTDAATTRSCYPATQGAEPDLNFAPTDTDIGTEAEAPLPSLPSPTQPDSEIDSSRPPKLQVIKRKARVPSSPKHIATRSVVVSAETIKGTSSGTAKRLANFMTFVPTPGFKAPRKTDDKV; via the exons ATGAAGCATCGAGAGGTGTATGATTGGTTTGTCCGAAAGTGTAATGTGTACCTCAATAGCACATGCATCACCAGGGCACTAAAAGCTGCTAGGAAAATTGTAGAGGGTGATGAGATAGCCCAGTATGGTTTGGTGTGGGATTATGCAAATGAGTTACTTACTAGCAATCCAGGATCTAGAGTGCAAGTTGGTGTCATCCCTATGCCTGAGGGTCCTCCGCTTTTTGATCGGTTCTATGTGTGTCTTGATGCTTGCAAGCGGGGGTTTAAGGCGGGTTGTAGACCTCTAATTGGACTAGATGGAGCGTTTCTGAAGACACTACATGGAGGACAAATACTTACTGCTTGCGGACAAGATGCTAACAATCACATCTTTGTGATTGCTTATGCAATTGTTAGCGTGAAAAAAAGGATAATTGGCAATGGTTTCTTGAACTACTTCATAGTGATCTTGGAGACTACAGAGAGAACAAATGGTGCTTCATCTCAGATATGCAGAAG GAAGTGTTTCCAAGAGTTCACCACCGCTTCTGCATGTGGCATTTGTGGCGCAATTTCTCGAAACAGTGGGGTAGTT TATCTTGATAAATGGCCAAAAGAGGCATGGACGAAGGCGCATTTCAGTGAGGTTTCAAAAGTGGATAATATATGCAACAATGCTTGTGAGTCAttcaatgcaaagatcaaacatgAAAGGAGTAAGCCTATCCTAACCCTGGCTGAGGAAGTTAGAAGAATCATCATGAAGAGTATGGTTGATAACAGGAAGAAGTTGCAGAACTATCAAGGAATTCTCCCTCCTGTTCAGCAAAGAAGGTTGGAAGCTATGACAGTGCTGTCCCACCATTGGGCTCCTCAGTGGTCCGGTGATGAAAAAGAGGAGTTGTACGAAGTCCATGGCTGGCCGACCAATATGGTGGTTGACCTGGGCAAGCACACATGCACCTGCAGGTTTTGGCAACTTACAG ATGCAGCTACAACTCGCAGTTGTTACCCTGCTACACAAGGTGCTGAACCCGACCTAAATTTTGCCCCTACTGATACTGATATTGGTACAGAAGCTGAGGCACCTTTGCCTTCACTTCCATCACCCACTCAGCCTGACTCAGAGATTGACAGCA GTAGGCCACCTAAGTTGCAAGTGATCAAAAGAAAAGCAAGGGTACCGTCCTCCCCTAAGCATATTGCAACTAGATCTGTGGTTGTTTCTGCTGAGACCATTAAGGGGACAAGTTCTGGAACTGCTAAGCGGCTGGCCAACTTCATGACCTTTGTGCCTACTCCAGGCTTCAAGGCTCCAAGGAAGACTGATGACAAAGTTTGA